A single region of the Blastocatellia bacterium genome encodes:
- a CDS encoding DUF4407 domain-containing protein: MKSSAQRLFFKQLRLGLQGQTFFGTFLLYALGIIVLTPIGFLISQKCDPQTVKIVIPLLVSLFVIGEYTYYLLSASRKKLDGFKNDRHSPRFGDSPNVRLQDQVNHLNGILGRLVRFYRLNVYGDLVLSERAATLMGHMAFLLTINFMFYAAAWTLFWNGIFSHNLLGLSGYTILALFGGMIFASAMVVQEITFMTARTSTSWSQRLGSLTIRLIIVFGVSFIISQPIELLVFKKQIEHRIQEEDIRKIAAKLTEDYPLDWRLGTEPNLLKERAERTHKELSRIQEEQVNLRREMKNTQAVLASAKRRFANAKNRQARRHAAKHIQFYEAKLSRIQTYLNQTQEKFPVMLKEAEALDKQQNRATEMANWQELVAEVQKANAKAKFDKEGVDSPEKYDLFRQLRVLYDLKAGNPPRWPYMSQVQIEQISEKVGLDILPYRVDTTLLNGVYWVVIGITMVMPLLVLSVKTLLPQELKDYYNRT; the protein is encoded by the coding sequence TTGAAATCAAGTGCGCAAAGACTGTTTTTTAAGCAACTCAGATTAGGTTTACAGGGGCAGACGTTCTTCGGGACTTTTTTGCTTTATGCTTTGGGTATTATTGTTCTAACGCCCATCGGTTTTCTTATAAGTCAGAAATGCGACCCACAAACGGTGAAAATAGTTATACCTTTACTGGTATCACTATTCGTTATTGGCGAATACACTTATTACCTACTATCAGCGTCTAGAAAAAAGCTAGATGGGTTTAAGAATGATCGCCATAGCCCTAGATTCGGCGATAGTCCGAACGTCAGGCTTCAAGATCAAGTGAACCATCTGAACGGCATACTTGGTCGTTTAGTGCGATTTTATCGCTTAAATGTATATGGTGATTTAGTCTTAAGTGAACGAGCAGCCACCTTGATGGGCCATATGGCATTTTTGCTAACAATAAACTTTATGTTTTACGCTGCTGCTTGGACCCTCTTCTGGAATGGGATTTTTTCTCATAATTTATTAGGCCTAAGTGGATACACAATTCTTGCTCTATTTGGAGGAATGATTTTCGCTTCGGCAATGGTAGTTCAAGAAATTACGTTTATGACGGCTAGGACATCCACTAGTTGGTCCCAAAGGCTAGGCTCATTAACAATTCGCCTCATAATTGTTTTTGGAGTTTCCTTCATTATTAGTCAACCAATAGAGCTCCTCGTCTTCAAGAAACAGATAGAACACAGAATTCAAGAGGAAGACATCCGTAAAATAGCAGCAAAACTTACCGAAGACTATCCACTTGATTGGAGATTAGGCACTGAACCCAACTTACTTAAAGAGAGAGCAGAGCGAACTCACAAAGAATTGAGTCGCATACAGGAGGAACAAGTCAACTTGAGAAGGGAGATGAAGAACACTCAGGCAGTTCTCGCTTCTGCGAAGAGACGCTTCGCTAATGCTAAAAATAGGCAAGCTCGCCGACACGCAGCTAAACACATTCAGTTTTATGAAGCGAAGCTAAGTAGGATACAAACTTACCTAAATCAGACACAGGAGAAATTCCCAGTGATGCTGAAAGAGGCAGAGGCACTGGATAAACAGCAAAATAGAGCTACGGAAATGGCTAACTGGCAAGAATTGGTTGCTGAAGTACAAAAAGCTAACGCCAAAGCGAAATTTGATAAAGAGGGAGTAGATAGTCCTGAGAAGTATGATTTATTCAGACAACTGCGTGTTTTGTATGATCTTAAGGCAGGAAATCCGCCACGTTGGCCATACATGAGTCAAGTGCAAATAGAGCAAATCAGTGAGAAGGTCGGACTTGATATCTTACCTTACCGAGTGGATACAACTTTATTAAATGGAGTTTATTGGGTGGTTATTGGAATTACTATGGTAATGCCTCTATTAGTTTTGTCAGTTAAAACGCTATTACCCCAAGAATTAAAAGACTATTATAACCGCACCTAA